A region of Chitinophaga flava DNA encodes the following proteins:
- a CDS encoding TonB-dependent receptor plug domain-containing protein yields the protein MKYLMKLTVCLLLVLIGAMMQVYAQKLNYASTKEKVYLHTSHVFFTPGEDLFYKIYVVDARDQRPAALSSEVFVEIISPAGTVLEKQVYRVENGYAEGAFHFSEQAPGGIYKLHAYTSWMQNEKDETHFTKEITLLKVIPPRVLMKLDFPAKGYGPGDKVIADYSMRNLQQEPVENFQCQYRVAIDGRVVLSDTFVTDTAGKARIVFRLPDTLATNDGLLNILVDYRGNKEAISRSIPITLSKIDLQFMPEGGTLVNGIHTNIAFRAVNEYGKGTDIKGVLMDDNGKQVATFESLRFGMGAFAFTPKAGQRYTASIQAPAGIKGSYVFPQATDNGVVMNIYREGTELLVKLKTDQPQTFVLEGKTKNVSWYKKEVSLKSKEQVIKINPADFPAGIAVFTLSQPNGIPLAERLVFLHAKQQLQVSITTDKNLYEPREEVTLTVSTKDQNDKPVPSNLSLAVIDDKKWSLADDRQDHILSWLLLSSELQGKIEEPPFYFKEDEPAAPAALDLVMLTHGYRYFDFRAEVLRENRLRYAPNRKHRLVGRVVDKYGKSVESTVLLFPYQAHELVRAVKTDPTGKFVLWNTAADSYVLVALPFQRYKRKEELQFNILENTFTDAGDSSLLESPVVGKDEILELTKEGIKVPLPEAMRKNAAVDFISFGLRNKNLSEVIITGYGTSKRAGTAGCIMALPRQYYEAPQSAANALQGRVAGLSIVNGTPGNNSFVTIRGTASLTGNNEPLYVYNGVPVSAAFLTENLADIESITVLKDAAAVALYGSKAANGVIVVSGRSNPNFKIRLPLSPDYKLPIQKIQIPGVSYTDARRFYAPVYTTTKTAERNDFRETIYWNPVVQTDKRGTATVTFYNSDASTAFRAIAEGIGYNGKVGRAEATYASSARLAIDVKIPPYLTVGDKTWLPLVLSNNRTSTLDADIRLKLPQGLTAGTFESHLTLAGNSSRRVLIPVDASAKLSDSIRISIDSRYGKEEMIWPITVAEKGFPVHISLSGNKTDSFQFWFNKPVPGSLQTKLNLYSSTENLTMDVLEGMLREPHGCFEQTSSTTYPNIYILKYLKYTAQINQQVEEKVKKYLTTGYNLLKSYETTMGGFEWFGRTPPQEVLTAYGLMEFMDMKEFIKVDEDMIARTKKFLLDRRDGKGGFNLEPSKSFQFRAVPYSVANAYIVYAMVKAGMGTEVIPEYEAALTAALKSNSLWELAVMAITASNMKREKDYDKLMVILAPGYRNKTLAKGSMVGAQGTSLNVETKALCGLAFQRKSEYLQEVLDIIGQITKSRSHYGFGSTQSTLLSLELLTEFAIRRNWKQNSDKISFMLNKESLTPGQQVMPGLKEGENKLVVTSHIQNNNHIPYNLDISYYTLLPENNPAAVLKLQTSLSSSRTKVGETVRMNIRVQNESAGGQPMSVAKIGIPAGLSAQPWQLKELIETAQVAHYEVFDNYLVFYWMGLDPHETREIHLDLKAEIAGNYKAKASTVYPYYMPEARHWQEGISVLVSE from the coding sequence ATGAAGTACCTGATGAAATTAACAGTATGTCTGCTCCTGGTGCTAATAGGGGCAATGATGCAGGTGTATGCACAGAAACTGAACTATGCATCCACCAAGGAAAAAGTTTATCTTCATACCAGTCATGTTTTCTTTACTCCGGGAGAGGATCTTTTCTATAAAATATATGTAGTTGATGCCCGCGACCAGCGGCCCGCTGCCTTAAGCAGTGAAGTATTTGTGGAGATCATTTCACCCGCCGGCACTGTGCTGGAAAAGCAGGTGTACCGGGTGGAAAATGGTTATGCTGAAGGTGCATTTCACTTCAGTGAACAGGCTCCTGGTGGTATCTATAAGCTCCATGCTTATACCTCCTGGATGCAGAATGAAAAAGATGAAACACATTTTACGAAAGAAATTACCCTGTTGAAGGTTATCCCACCGCGCGTGCTGATGAAACTGGATTTCCCGGCCAAAGGTTATGGTCCCGGTGATAAAGTGATAGCTGACTACAGTATGCGTAACCTGCAACAGGAGCCCGTAGAAAATTTCCAATGTCAATACAGGGTCGCAATAGATGGTCGTGTAGTGCTATCAGATACTTTCGTCACCGATACGGCCGGCAAGGCCAGGATTGTGTTCCGTCTGCCGGATACGCTTGCTACCAACGATGGTCTGCTGAATATTCTTGTGGATTACAGAGGAAACAAAGAAGCCATTTCCAGAAGCATACCCATCACACTCAGCAAAATAGATCTGCAGTTTATGCCGGAAGGTGGTACACTGGTCAATGGTATTCATACCAATATCGCTTTCAGGGCCGTCAACGAGTATGGAAAAGGCACAGACATTAAAGGTGTACTGATGGATGACAATGGGAAACAGGTAGCCACTTTTGAAAGCCTTCGCTTTGGTATGGGAGCCTTTGCTTTCACGCCAAAGGCAGGACAAAGGTATACCGCCAGTATACAGGCGCCGGCAGGTATCAAAGGCTCCTATGTTTTTCCGCAGGCTACAGATAATGGTGTAGTGATGAACATCTACCGCGAAGGGACGGAGCTGCTGGTTAAACTGAAAACTGATCAGCCACAAACCTTCGTGCTGGAAGGGAAAACCAAAAATGTCAGCTGGTATAAAAAAGAGGTGTCTTTAAAAAGCAAGGAACAGGTCATCAAAATAAATCCTGCAGATTTCCCTGCTGGCATCGCCGTTTTTACGTTGTCACAACCCAATGGCATACCACTAGCGGAACGTCTCGTTTTTCTGCATGCAAAGCAACAATTACAGGTAAGTATCACCACTGATAAAAATCTCTATGAGCCCAGGGAAGAAGTAACACTCACCGTCAGCACCAAAGATCAGAATGACAAACCAGTGCCTTCAAATTTATCCCTGGCAGTAATAGATGATAAAAAATGGTCTCTGGCAGATGACCGGCAGGACCATATTCTCTCCTGGCTGCTGCTTAGTTCCGAACTGCAGGGAAAAATAGAAGAACCACCGTTTTATTTTAAAGAGGATGAACCGGCTGCTCCCGCAGCGTTAGACCTGGTGATGCTCACCCATGGATACCGGTATTTTGATTTTCGCGCTGAAGTGCTGAGAGAGAACAGGCTTCGTTATGCTCCAAACCGGAAACACCGGCTGGTGGGGCGTGTAGTGGATAAATATGGTAAGTCCGTTGAGTCTACAGTTTTGTTGTTTCCCTATCAGGCCCATGAATTGGTAAGGGCTGTGAAAACGGATCCCACCGGTAAGTTTGTTTTATGGAATACGGCGGCTGACAGCTATGTGCTGGTAGCACTACCTTTTCAGAGATATAAAAGAAAGGAAGAACTGCAATTCAATATCCTGGAAAACACATTCACGGATGCAGGGGATAGTAGTCTGCTGGAAAGTCCGGTAGTAGGGAAGGACGAAATACTGGAGCTGACAAAAGAAGGGATAAAAGTTCCATTGCCGGAAGCTATGAGAAAAAATGCTGCAGTGGATTTTATCAGCTTCGGTCTGAGAAATAAAAATCTCAGCGAGGTAATAATAACAGGATATGGTACCTCAAAAAGGGCCGGCACTGCCGGGTGCATCATGGCATTACCACGGCAATACTATGAGGCGCCACAAAGTGCTGCTAATGCTTTACAGGGCAGGGTGGCTGGTTTATCAATCGTCAATGGTACCCCGGGAAACAATTCCTTCGTAACTATCCGTGGAACAGCCTCCCTGACAGGTAATAATGAGCCACTGTATGTTTATAACGGTGTGCCGGTGTCTGCGGCTTTCCTTACCGAAAACCTGGCAGATATAGAATCTATCACCGTCCTGAAAGATGCAGCCGCTGTTGCGCTATATGGGAGCAAAGCGGCCAACGGTGTTATTGTCGTTAGTGGCCGTAGTAATCCAAACTTCAAAATCCGACTGCCGTTGTCACCGGACTATAAATTGCCGATACAAAAAATTCAGATACCAGGTGTTTCGTATACCGATGCCCGTAGGTTCTATGCGCCGGTATATACTACCACTAAAACGGCTGAACGAAATGATTTCAGGGAAACCATTTACTGGAACCCGGTGGTACAGACAGATAAAAGGGGTACTGCTACGGTAACATTTTACAACTCAGATGCCTCTACTGCCTTCAGAGCCATCGCTGAAGGAATAGGCTATAATGGAAAGGTAGGCCGTGCTGAGGCGACCTATGCGTCCAGTGCACGTCTTGCAATAGATGTCAAAATTCCTCCTTATCTCACCGTAGGAGATAAAACATGGTTGCCGCTGGTACTCAGCAACAACCGGACAAGCACACTGGATGCGGATATCCGGCTGAAACTACCACAGGGACTGACTGCCGGCACTTTTGAATCGCATCTGACACTAGCAGGCAACAGCTCCCGCAGAGTGCTCATTCCGGTGGATGCATCGGCTAAACTCTCTGACAGCATCCGTATCAGTATCGACTCCCGTTATGGAAAGGAAGAAATGATATGGCCGATAACCGTGGCGGAAAAAGGTTTTCCGGTACATATTTCCTTGTCCGGCAACAAGACTGATTCTTTCCAGTTCTGGTTTAACAAACCTGTACCTGGCTCTCTGCAAACAAAACTCAATCTGTATTCCAGCACCGAAAACCTGACCATGGACGTACTGGAAGGCATGTTACGGGAACCTCACGGCTGCTTCGAACAAACATCTTCCACTACCTATCCCAATATCTATATCCTGAAATACCTTAAATACACTGCACAGATAAACCAGCAGGTAGAAGAAAAAGTAAAGAAATATCTTACCACCGGTTATAATCTGTTGAAAAGCTATGAAACAACAATGGGTGGTTTCGAATGGTTTGGCCGCACACCTCCGCAGGAAGTACTGACGGCCTACGGCCTGATGGAATTTATGGATATGAAGGAATTTATTAAGGTAGATGAAGACATGATAGCACGTACCAAAAAGTTCCTGCTCGACCGGCGCGATGGTAAAGGCGGCTTCAACCTGGAGCCTTCCAAAAGTTTTCAGTTCCGTGCGGTACCTTACAGCGTAGCCAACGCTTATATCGTATATGCGATGGTGAAAGCCGGCATGGGCACTGAGGTGATACCGGAGTATGAAGCTGCACTCACTGCAGCCCTGAAGAGCAACAGCTTATGGGAACTGGCAGTCATGGCCATTACAGCATCCAATATGAAACGGGAAAAAGATTATGATAAACTGATGGTCATACTGGCACCGGGATATAGAAACAAAACACTCGCTAAGGGCAGTATGGTAGGGGCACAAGGCACTTCATTGAATGTAGAAACCAAGGCTTTGTGCGGATTGGCCTTTCAGAGAAAAAGTGAATATCTTCAGGAGGTATTGGACATAATCGGACAAATCACTAAAAGCCGCTCTCACTATGGATTTGGTTCTACTCAGTCCACACTGCTGAGCCTCGAACTGCTCACTGAGTTTGCCATACGCCGCAACTGGAAACAAAACAGTGATAAGATCAGTTTTATGCTCAACAAGGAGTCTCTCACTCCCGGTCAGCAGGTGATGCCCGGCCTGAAAGAGGGAGAAAATAAGCTGGTAGTCACCTCCCACATACAGAACAATAACCATATCCCTTACAACCTGGATATAAGTTATTATACCCTGTTGCCGGAAAACAATCCGGCTGCTGTTCTGAAGTTGCAGACTTCCTTGAGTTCTTCCCGGACAAAAGTGGGAGAGACTGTAAGAATGAACATCCGGGTACAAAATGAATCCGCCGGCGGACAGCCGATGTCCGTTGCCAAAATAGGTATACCGGCAGGACTCTCTGCACAGCCATGGCAGTTGAAAGAACTGATAGAAACCGCGCAGGTAGCCCACTATGAAGTGTTTGATAACTATCTCGTCTTTTACTGGATGGGACTGGACCCTCATGAAACCAGAGAAATTCATCTCGACCTCAAAGCAGAGATAGCCGGTAACTATAAGGCAAAAGCCAGTACCGTGTATCCATATTATATGCCGGAAGCCCGCCACTGGCAGGAAGGTATTAGTGTGCTGGTCAGCGAATAA
- a CDS encoding SusC/RagA family TonB-linked outer membrane protein produces the protein MKGLILLLVLPGSLLAQVQRSVDPVVSKDYLNLIGKDRSLRHADSSRSASEVLLHSPGANKIYDSRYISDFRHISELRIRNGYVTPYLSPRNILQLTGTLGSTVELKTVNRLPAVQQYYAQGRSNNGALQWRGAETGEMFSYGPALRSLEFDGAAYPYDPNGKLVSAGSGNGTPAKNYHHSIFRPGLLVSTSLDLNGVVKKMDVKKMALELKLEHTNENTVIRNNDNQSKNLSTRWMYYMKRFTLDVGYKYRDQHLSNTNRNGFFNRTFQQYLLTPASFDNAYTKLSYRAWADNPLSLLKNNDNNFFGWQHNAGMKLNYQGKKLEAAIEQSGEYAWQNATEAYKPGTSGFPDGILTRRTARDLNYGVNTHLTYKKQLKVWSDDHIDFTLRHILSVASSMIQYSSPETKYNYQRTVNELLLQVPVYFAISNDIDAKVELANRAYLSNTASRQDYWLPAINANVWVKPLYSSWRMRFFSMLNYYDHELPVNKSLAYLNLLRYNTFEAGHYFPVTEVAGYDRVNPVRTREWSMGTELTRQRFVFQVNAFNKFVKGDVFPLYDNANWVLRNLADHRTSGYELLFGISERNWGKRLQYNGNISYSAYRNKVINVADGMDYTPIAGFKDVNKAVIEGQPLGAIVGSTYRRNAAGQLVIGPDGFPMADKAGIIGNPIPDFILKHSSRITYRNWIFQAALEWKKGGDTWNGTQAMLDYYGRSASSGTERNVTGYVFEGVTEDGHPNTKPVTFYDPAKPLEDNRWVRYGPGGIAEAYIRKADYLRLQSVQLSYTWRFRKYLQELRLTGYVNNLLLWTPYNGVDPSQLLFDQPNSAGLDFFNLPSVKTFGCNALIKF, from the coding sequence ATGAAAGGCCTGATACTGTTGCTTGTGTTACCTGGTAGCCTGTTGGCGCAGGTACAGCGGTCTGTTGATCCTGTCGTCTCGAAAGACTACCTGAACCTGATCGGAAAAGACAGAAGCCTCCGACATGCCGACTCTTCCCGTTCAGCATCGGAGGTACTGCTGCACTCTCCCGGCGCCAACAAGATCTATGACTCCAGATACATCTCTGACTTCAGACACATTTCTGAACTCAGGATACGAAACGGATATGTAACACCGTACTTAAGTCCTCGTAATATATTACAGCTTACGGGGACACTTGGTAGTACCGTGGAGTTGAAAACGGTGAACCGTCTGCCTGCCGTACAGCAGTATTATGCCCAGGGCCGCTCCAACAACGGAGCGTTGCAATGGCGGGGCGCTGAAACAGGCGAAATGTTTAGTTATGGCCCTGCACTACGTTCACTGGAATTCGATGGCGCTGCTTATCCATATGACCCTAATGGAAAACTGGTGTCAGCTGGCAGTGGTAACGGCACTCCGGCTAAAAACTACCACCATAGCATATTTCGCCCCGGCCTGCTGGTAAGCACCTCCCTGGACCTGAATGGAGTGGTGAAAAAAATGGATGTCAAAAAGATGGCGCTGGAGCTCAAACTGGAACACACCAACGAAAACACCGTCATCCGGAATAACGACAACCAGTCAAAAAATCTCAGCACCCGCTGGATGTATTACATGAAAAGGTTTACCCTTGATGTAGGATACAAGTACAGAGATCAGCATCTATCCAATACCAACAGAAACGGTTTCTTTAACAGAACCTTCCAGCAATACCTGCTCACACCTGCCTCTTTCGATAACGCCTATACGAAATTGAGTTATCGCGCCTGGGCAGATAACCCTCTTTCCCTGTTAAAAAATAATGATAACAATTTCTTTGGCTGGCAGCACAATGCCGGAATGAAGTTGAACTATCAAGGGAAAAAACTGGAGGCGGCAATCGAACAAAGCGGAGAGTATGCATGGCAGAATGCAACCGAAGCCTATAAGCCCGGTACTAGCGGTTTCCCGGATGGAATACTGACACGTAGAACGGCAAGAGATCTGAACTATGGTGTCAATACACACCTCACCTATAAAAAACAATTGAAGGTCTGGTCTGATGACCATATAGATTTTACACTAAGGCATATTCTGTCTGTTGCCAGCTCTATGATTCAATATTCCTCGCCGGAAACAAAGTACAATTATCAGCGTACTGTTAATGAGTTGCTCTTACAGGTGCCTGTATATTTTGCCATCAGCAATGATATAGATGCTAAAGTGGAACTGGCTAACCGCGCTTATCTGTCCAATACCGCAAGCCGCCAGGATTACTGGTTGCCTGCTATCAACGCCAATGTATGGGTTAAACCGCTGTACTCATCATGGAGAATGCGCTTTTTTTCGATGCTGAATTATTATGATCACGAACTCCCTGTCAATAAATCTCTGGCGTATCTTAACCTGCTTCGTTATAATACTTTTGAAGCAGGCCATTATTTTCCGGTGACGGAGGTGGCTGGTTACGATCGGGTGAATCCAGTCAGGACCCGCGAGTGGAGTATGGGAACAGAGCTGACCCGTCAGCGTTTCGTTTTTCAGGTAAATGCTTTCAATAAGTTTGTAAAGGGAGATGTGTTCCCGTTGTATGACAATGCCAACTGGGTGCTGCGTAACCTGGCAGACCATCGTACTTCCGGGTACGAGCTGCTGTTTGGTATCTCGGAACGCAACTGGGGCAAACGATTACAATACAATGGTAATATTTCGTATAGTGCATACCGTAATAAGGTCATTAATGTGGCTGATGGAATGGATTATACGCCAATCGCAGGATTTAAAGATGTTAACAAGGCAGTCATTGAAGGACAGCCGCTGGGAGCAATCGTAGGAAGCACCTACCGCAGAAATGCAGCCGGACAGCTGGTGATAGGCCCCGATGGTTTCCCTATGGCAGATAAAGCCGGTATTATTGGTAATCCCATTCCCGACTTTATTCTGAAACACAGCAGCCGTATCACCTATCGCAACTGGATATTTCAGGCAGCCCTGGAATGGAAAAAAGGAGGCGACACCTGGAACGGTACGCAGGCCATGCTCGATTATTACGGCAGGTCCGCCTCTTCTGGCACAGAAAGGAATGTCACGGGTTATGTCTTTGAAGGGGTAACTGAAGACGGTCATCCAAACACCAAACCGGTAACCTTCTATGATCCTGCAAAGCCACTGGAAGACAACCGCTGGGTAAGATACGGTCCCGGCGGCATCGCAGAAGCCTACATCCGTAAGGCCGATTATCTGCGGCTGCAATCAGTACAACTGTCCTATACCTGGAGATTCCGGAAATACCTGCAGGAACTGAGACTGACAGGATATGTCAACAACCTGCTATTATGGACACCTTACAATGGCGTAGATCCGTCACAGTTACTGTTTGATCAGCCCAACAGTGCCGGGCTCGACTTCTTTAACCTCCCTTCTGTGAAAACCTTCGGCTGTAACGCTTTAATTAAGTTCTGA
- a CDS encoding DinB family protein, translated as MISASLQRWEYLCNTIPPLLTAISEEDFSFKPLPSKWSKKEILGHLIDSAANNHQRFVRIQFEDTPTITYNQNEWNKHSYHQQAHSWQLIDSWIAFNQLLLGIARHIPEQLLQRTCNTGKPEPVTLAYLINDYVVHLEHHLHQLVSYH; from the coding sequence ATGATTTCTGCCAGCCTCCAACGTTGGGAGTATCTCTGTAATACCATCCCTCCATTACTGACCGCTATCAGCGAAGAAGATTTTTCTTTTAAACCGCTGCCGTCCAAATGGAGTAAAAAAGAAATCCTGGGCCACCTGATAGACAGCGCAGCCAATAATCATCAGCGTTTTGTAAGGATACAGTTTGAAGACACACCCACTATTACCTATAACCAGAATGAATGGAATAAACACAGCTACCATCAACAGGCACATAGCTGGCAACTGATCGATAGCTGGATAGCCTTCAATCAGCTCCTTCTGGGTATTGCACGGCATATACCAGAACAGCTGTTGCAGCGCACCTGTAATACTGGCAAACCCGAGCCCGTTACATTAGCCTATCTGATCAATGATTACGTTGTTCACCTCGAACATCACTTACATCAACTGGTGTCTTATCACTAG
- a CDS encoding AAA domain-containing protein, with product MSITVYFRELLDLMKMEREEDRQSYQKMTESSTVAERRANGLTWYPIAIRGSEMSRGDYLTVEVERTTHQDIAHQLRFGVSAMLFSNHDHQKDRVEGTVTYQGGNRLKLMLRTDELPEWADNGKLGIDLLFDDNSYDEMQQALKQASALGEKASEGHLVQILTGQKKPSFDTTRQPLVIPRLNTVQQEAVNKILSANELAIVHGPPGTGKTTTLVQAIKALVKQDQQKILVVAPSNAAVDLLSEKLADEGLNVLRVGNPARVSERLMSLTLDSKMAEHASMKEVKRLKKQAGEYKNMAHKYKRNFGKAEREQRKALFDEAHKIMKEVDKTEQYITDDLIAKAQVVTATLVGANHYTVRNVRYHTVVIDEAGQALEPACWIPLIKADKVVFAGDHCQLPPTIKSNEAARKGLSNTLLEKCVALHPETVVLLEEQYRMNEMIMGYSSAVFYQDKLKAHHTVADHRLFPQDVPLSFVDTAGCGFDEKQEGTSTTNPEEASFLFKHLSQLVAAWQAQSSSAAFPEIAIISPYKQQVYLLQEQLQHAPELLPHAANISVNTIDSFQGQERDIVYISMTRSNADNNIGFLADIRRMNVAMTRAKKKLVVVGDSGTLSQLPFYADFIAYAEARNAYQSAWEFMDL from the coding sequence ATGTCCATCACAGTTTATTTCAGGGAATTGCTCGATCTGATGAAGATGGAGCGGGAGGAAGACAGGCAGTCATATCAAAAAATGACAGAATCAAGCACTGTGGCCGAACGCAGGGCTAATGGTCTTACCTGGTACCCTATAGCGATCAGAGGCTCGGAAATGAGCCGCGGCGACTATCTCACCGTGGAAGTGGAACGCACTACCCATCAGGATATCGCGCACCAGCTTCGCTTTGGAGTATCAGCCATGCTTTTCTCCAACCACGATCATCAGAAAGACAGGGTGGAAGGGACCGTTACCTACCAGGGTGGCAACCGGTTGAAGCTCATGCTCCGTACAGATGAACTGCCGGAATGGGCCGATAATGGTAAGCTGGGAATAGACCTGTTGTTCGATGATAACAGTTATGATGAAATGCAACAGGCCCTGAAACAGGCCTCAGCCCTGGGGGAGAAAGCCTCCGAAGGGCACCTGGTGCAGATCCTTACCGGTCAGAAAAAACCTTCTTTCGATACAACCCGCCAGCCGCTGGTGATTCCACGGCTCAATACTGTACAACAGGAAGCGGTCAACAAAATTCTGTCGGCCAATGAACTGGCCATTGTACACGGTCCTCCGGGCACCGGTAAAACCACTACGCTGGTACAGGCCATCAAAGCCCTCGTGAAACAGGACCAGCAAAAGATCCTGGTAGTGGCCCCCAGCAACGCTGCGGTAGACCTCCTCAGCGAAAAACTGGCTGATGAAGGCCTGAACGTATTGCGTGTCGGCAATCCCGCCCGCGTCTCCGAAAGGCTCATGTCGCTTACCCTCGATAGTAAAATGGCAGAACATGCCAGCATGAAGGAAGTTAAACGACTGAAAAAACAAGCCGGCGAATACAAAAACATGGCGCATAAATACAAGCGCAACTTTGGCAAGGCCGAAAGAGAACAACGCAAAGCCCTCTTTGATGAAGCACATAAGATCATGAAAGAGGTCGATAAAACCGAACAATATATCACCGACGACCTGATCGCTAAAGCACAGGTGGTAACAGCTACCCTTGTAGGTGCCAACCACTATACTGTGCGCAATGTCCGCTATCACACCGTTGTAATAGATGAAGCCGGTCAGGCACTGGAACCGGCCTGCTGGATACCCTTGATCAAAGCAGATAAGGTTGTCTTTGCCGGAGATCATTGCCAGTTGCCACCCACCATCAAGTCAAATGAAGCTGCCCGCAAAGGACTCAGCAACACATTGCTGGAGAAGTGTGTGGCACTTCATCCCGAAACAGTAGTGTTGCTGGAAGAACAGTATCGCATGAACGAAATGATCATGGGGTATTCTTCTGCCGTATTTTATCAGGACAAACTCAAAGCACATCATACTGTGGCAGACCACCGGCTTTTTCCGCAGGATGTGCCGCTTTCGTTTGTGGATACTGCCGGTTGCGGTTTCGATGAAAAACAGGAAGGTACCAGCACTACCAATCCGGAAGAAGCTTCGTTCCTGTTTAAACACCTGTCACAGCTCGTAGCTGCATGGCAGGCCCAGTCTTCATCGGCTGCATTCCCGGAAATTGCCATCATTTCTCCTTATAAACAACAGGTATACCTCCTGCAGGAACAGCTGCAACATGCACCCGAATTGCTCCCGCATGCAGCTAACATATCCGTGAATACAATAGACAGTTTTCAGGGACAGGAGCGCGATATCGTTTATATCAGCATGACCCGTAGCAACGCAGACAACAACATCGGTTTTCTGGCGGATATCCGGCGTATGAACGTTGCCATGACCAGGGCAAAGAAAAAACTGGTGGTAGTAGGAGATAGCGGTACCCTTTCGCAACTGCCTTTTTATGCAGATTTTATCGCTTACGCAGAAGCCAGGAATGCCTACCAGAGCGCCTGGGAATTTATGGACCTTTAA